A window from Pseudomonas frederiksbergensis encodes these proteins:
- a CDS encoding 5-carboxymethyl-2-hydroxymuconate Delta-isomerase has product MPHLHMEYTANLPELNADVALIRLNNALVASGQFAAEYDIKSRAVKVETFKVGTLSGERAFVHVKLALLSGRSPQIKQQLSESLLAVVQELCEWPTGIEVQLAVEILDIDRDSYTKIAL; this is encoded by the coding sequence ATGCCTCACCTGCACATGGAATACACCGCCAACCTGCCCGAGCTCAATGCTGACGTGGCGTTGATCCGACTCAACAATGCGTTGGTGGCTTCCGGTCAGTTTGCTGCCGAATACGACATCAAGAGCCGAGCGGTGAAGGTTGAGACGTTCAAGGTCGGCACGTTGTCAGGTGAGCGAGCCTTTGTGCACGTGAAACTGGCGCTGTTGAGCGGTCGTTCGCCACAGATCAAGCAGCAGTTGTCCGAAAGTTTGCTGGCTGTGGTGCAGGAGCTATGTGAATGGCCGACGGGCATTGAAGTCCAGCTGGCCGTCGAAATCCTCGACATCGATCGAGATTCCTACACCAAGATAGCCCTCTGA
- a CDS encoding LysR family transcriptional regulator, which yields MLNSNLLRKLDMQDLMVFIAVYEQSSVSGVSEALCVSQSTVSYCLKKLRTSFEDELFINTRAGMRPTYKASTMYTHVLKILESINLCHAGAPAFDPTLQPVTFNICAPEYFEQLILPRLLKSFDFADLPVMVNMHKFETDIPAEELRDGSLDLVICFGPNFHRSHGDFKSRMLLEDDLVCVFDKRASPPERRLSLQAFVERRHVFPTPWTSSTNMVDGWLAQQAQKRQIVARSNSYSAALKMITGTDFILTLPRRIQQLLANDAIFKHCEAPNGLPGFSLDMQWSQNVDQDSANTWLREQVVKACTEQEMA from the coding sequence ATGCTGAACAGTAACTTGCTTAGAAAGCTCGATATGCAGGACCTCATGGTGTTTATTGCCGTGTATGAGCAAAGCAGCGTCAGCGGTGTATCCGAGGCGCTCTGCGTCAGCCAGTCCACCGTGAGTTACTGCCTGAAAAAGCTGCGCACCAGTTTCGAAGACGAACTGTTCATCAATACCCGAGCGGGTATGCGTCCCACCTACAAAGCCAGCACCATGTACACCCACGTGCTGAAGATCCTGGAAAGCATCAACCTGTGTCACGCCGGTGCGCCAGCATTCGACCCCACCCTGCAACCCGTCACCTTCAATATCTGCGCACCGGAATACTTCGAGCAGTTGATCCTGCCGCGCCTGTTGAAAAGCTTCGATTTCGCCGACCTTCCAGTGATGGTCAACATGCACAAGTTCGAAACCGACATCCCGGCCGAAGAGCTACGCGACGGCAGCCTCGACCTGGTGATTTGCTTCGGCCCGAACTTTCATCGCAGTCACGGCGATTTCAAATCCCGGATGCTGCTGGAGGATGACCTGGTCTGTGTCTTCGATAAACGTGCCTCACCACCGGAGCGGCGTTTAAGCCTGCAAGCCTTTGTTGAACGCCGGCACGTGTTCCCGACACCTTGGACGTCCAGCACCAACATGGTTGACGGCTGGTTGGCGCAGCAGGCGCAAAAACGCCAGATCGTCGCGCGCTCCAACAGCTACAGCGCGGCACTGAAGATGATCACCGGCACCGACTTCATCCTGACCCTGCCTCGGCGTATCCAGCAATTGCTGGCCAACGACGCGATCTTCAAACATTGCGAAGCGCCCAACGGCTTGCCGGGATTCAGCCTCGACATGCAGTGGAGCCAGAATGTCGATCAGGACAGCGCCAACACCTGGCTGCGCGAGCAAGTGGTCAAGGCCTGCACCGAGCAGGAAATGGCGTGA